One Globicephala melas chromosome 4, mGloMel1.2, whole genome shotgun sequence genomic window carries:
- the LOC115853873 gene encoding transcriptional regulator ovo-like: protein MYFSLKTDQREAAEGSRVSRLKRKGDGKEGGRGRGWLGDASGNAAAPTAAGSGGLTAGARRTGRRRSRESVRGGRWRRLPSSLRQEQLHSAAGSSGHGGGGGGGSSLQTPGSGSSTAPHTPGTWEPSNRFRPSGPPPPSKAPARPPSRPSLLHGPAQEVSALCPQPGPCQWLQGRLLLASFLPLSLGPGGGGGGGSGSTNLHSPGSGAALCEECRLRSRLAFPHSPCPLLLVLRLLPPPPSLTPPSAPASA from the exons ATGTATTTCTCCTTGAAGACAGATCA AAGGGAAGCGGCGGAAGGATCACGAGTCTCACGCTTGAAAAGAaagggggatgggaaggagggagggagagggagggggtggcTCGGAGATGCGTCGGGAAACGCTGCGGCTCCGACAGCGGCGGGATCCGGCGGCCTGACGGCAGGGGCCCGGCGAACTGGAAGGCGGCGGAGTCGCGAGTCAGTCAGAGGCGGGCGGTGGCGGCGGCTCCCCTCCTCATTGCGCCAGGAGCAGCTGCACTCGGCGGCTGGATCCAGCGGCcatggcggcggcggtggcggagGCAGCTCCCTTCAGACCCCAGGCAGCGGCTCCTCGACTGCTCCCCATACGCCGGGGACATGGGAACCCAGCAACCGCTTCCGTCCCTCGGGGCCCCCTCCCCCGTCCAAGGCACCAGCGCGGCCGCCCTCCCGCCCCTCGCTTCTGCACGGTCCCGCTCAGGAAGTGTCCGCGCTTTGCCCCCAGCCCGGGCCCTGTCAGTGGCTGCAGGGCCGGCTCCTCctcgcttccttccttcctttgtcactcggcccgggcggcggcggcggcggcggcagcggcagcacAAACCTGCATTCGCCCGGGTCGGGGGCAGCTCTGTGTGAGGAGTGCCGTCTGCGCAGCCGCCTAGCTTTTCcccactccccctgccccctcctacTCGTCCTccgcctccttcctcccccacccagccTTACACCGCCCAGCGCCCCCGCGTCCGCGTAA